One stretch of Amycolatopsis sp. NBC_00345 DNA includes these proteins:
- a CDS encoding LysR family transcriptional regulator, which produces MVGVEIRQLRHFLALVEEGSFTEAARREFIVQSGLSSSIRALESDLGVALYVKGTRPLRLTAEGRALIPAAREAVRGFDSVHEAVGQVSRRLAGRLRIGVFTHVEHIVPLVAVLSRMTVLHPGLELRLAQLPTEEMVRLITVGRLDCAILSATEAARQELDITGLAAEPFVLAGSRRHPLRHAGSIALSDLADERFVDVPRYWAVRTQLDQLFLEAGLRRKQVCEVDDWGMALDLVAGDVGLAFLPRAVAEQGRDSGVWHRVLTDVEVERRVDFALPRGYAASPAARRLQIELVAAVS; this is translated from the coding sequence ATGGTAGGTGTGGAAATCCGGCAGCTGAGGCACTTCCTGGCGCTGGTCGAGGAGGGCAGCTTCACGGAGGCGGCCCGCCGGGAGTTCATCGTGCAGTCCGGGCTGTCCTCGTCCATCCGGGCGCTGGAGAGCGATCTCGGCGTCGCGCTCTACGTGAAGGGCACCCGGCCGCTGCGGCTGACCGCCGAAGGGCGCGCCCTGATCCCGGCGGCCCGCGAGGCAGTGCGCGGTTTCGACTCCGTCCACGAAGCGGTCGGGCAGGTCAGCCGGCGGCTGGCCGGGCGGTTGCGCATCGGCGTGTTCACCCATGTCGAGCACATCGTCCCGCTGGTGGCGGTGCTTTCCCGCATGACCGTGCTGCATCCGGGGCTCGAACTGAGGCTGGCCCAGCTGCCGACCGAGGAGATGGTCCGGCTGATCACCGTCGGGCGGCTGGACTGCGCCATCCTCTCCGCCACCGAGGCCGCGCGGCAGGAGCTGGACATCACCGGGCTCGCGGCCGAACCGTTCGTGCTGGCCGGCTCCCGCCGCCACCCGTTGCGGCATGCCGGGTCGATCGCCCTGAGCGACCTCGCGGACGAGCGGTTCGTCGACGTGCCCCGGTACTGGGCGGTGCGCACGCAGCTCGACCAGCTCTTCCTGGAGGCCGGGCTGCGCCGCAAGCAGGTGTGCGAGGTCGACGACTGGGGCATGGCCCTCGACCTGGTCGCTGGCGACGTGGGGCTGGCGTTCCTCCCCAGGGCCGTCGCCGAGCAGGGCCGCGATTCCGGGGTCTGGCACCGGGTCCTGACCGACGTGGAGGTCGAGCGCCGGGTCGATTTCGCCCTTCCCCGCGGCTACGCGGCGAGCCCGGCCGCCCGGCGGCTGCAGATCGAGCTGGTGGCCGCCGTCTCCTGA
- a CDS encoding MFS transporter has product MEHATQQTRPRPPAAVPVPATPAGAGRHLPPSAGFWVVAAAYAALSAFGTAPTPLWTIYQQVDRFGPLWVTIAFAIMVAGIILSLVFLGHLSDRLGRRRIIAPALFLTLAAGYVLIAWTGLAGLLTGRLLTGLGVGLMAASATAYLADLDRQARPHVTAPKLPGLVAAGASLGGLALGPLLAGAIAEWLPDPLRTPYVILGLLVLVCLALVLVTPETVDLAAAPRAAAPRMSLRPGRRAVFTGATLLGFAAFGASGVFSSVGALVIRDDLGIHDVFVGGLATFAVFGASAAAQLVLGRLGPRLLTYLGLLCYLAGLAATSVSIANPSLALFLAAAAVTGAGTGMLFKNGLSLSAESAAHASRAGVLSVFFVVAYLGMGLLSITFGLLVGSYGSATTIIVLSVVLALIAVAGTVLVPARRVPPA; this is encoded by the coding sequence ATGGAACACGCCACGCAGCAGACGAGGCCGCGGCCGCCGGCCGCGGTCCCGGTCCCCGCCACCCCCGCCGGGGCCGGCCGGCACCTGCCGCCCTCCGCCGGATTCTGGGTGGTCGCGGCCGCCTACGCCGCGCTCAGCGCGTTCGGCACCGCCCCCACTCCACTGTGGACGATCTACCAGCAGGTGGACCGGTTCGGCCCGCTCTGGGTGACCATCGCCTTCGCGATCATGGTCGCCGGGATCATCCTCAGCCTGGTCTTCCTCGGGCACCTGTCCGACCGCCTCGGCCGGCGGCGGATCATCGCGCCCGCGCTGTTCCTCACCCTGGCCGCCGGTTACGTCCTGATCGCCTGGACCGGGCTGGCGGGCCTGCTCACCGGGCGGCTCCTGACCGGCCTCGGAGTCGGGCTGATGGCCGCGAGCGCCACCGCCTACCTCGCCGACCTCGACCGTCAGGCCCGGCCGCACGTCACCGCGCCGAAGCTCCCGGGGCTGGTCGCGGCCGGCGCGAGCCTCGGCGGGCTCGCGCTCGGCCCGCTGCTGGCCGGCGCGATCGCGGAATGGCTGCCGGACCCGCTGCGGACGCCGTACGTCATCCTCGGCCTGCTCGTGCTGGTGTGCCTCGCGCTGGTGCTGGTGACCCCGGAGACCGTCGACCTGGCCGCCGCGCCGCGCGCCGCCGCGCCCAGGATGAGCCTCCGCCCCGGGCGGCGCGCGGTGTTCACCGGCGCCACCTTGCTCGGGTTCGCCGCCTTCGGCGCCAGCGGGGTGTTCTCCTCGGTCGGGGCGCTGGTCATCCGCGACGATCTCGGCATCCACGACGTGTTCGTCGGCGGCCTGGCCACGTTCGCGGTGTTCGGGGCCTCTGCCGCGGCTCAGCTGGTCCTCGGGCGGCTCGGCCCCCGCCTGCTCACCTACCTGGGTCTCCTCTGCTACCTCGCGGGCCTGGCGGCGACGTCGGTGTCCATCGCGAACCCTTCGCTCGCGTTGTTCCTGGCCGCCGCCGCGGTGACCGGCGCGGGCACCGGAATGCTGTTCAAGAACGGGCTTTCGCTCTCCGCCGAGTCCGCGGCGCACGCCTCCCGGGCCGGCGTCCTCTCGGTGTTCTTCGTCGTGGCCTACCTCGGCATGGGCCTGCTGTCGATCACGTTCGGGCTCCTCGTCGGCAGTTACGGCTCGGCCACCACGATCATCGTGCTGAGCGTGGTGCTCGCCCTCATCGCGGTCGCCGGCACGGTGCTCGTGCCGGCGCGGCGGGTGCCGCCGGCCTGA
- a CDS encoding YncE family protein: protein MSSLLIADTEASAIELRDTETFEQLAVLPTRSMPHEVAVDRQRGLGYVSISYEDGFYNHYEKASHFLEVVAIDGLRHLRSVDLSPHWGPHGLQLSPDLRTMLITCESHGGELIALDLETDEVVGSVPVGASGPHWLTLTPDGAKVFTANKEDPFITVVDVGSMTVTGRIETPHGTEGIAVSPDGTQVFAASQQSPHLYLVDVATESLAESLTLEEGPGAVTVTPDGRRVVFTSFNFDVWNENPVLRQGFVQVLDLASRELGPRIPVGRFPLNVTTNAEGTTAYVCDYKDNTVSVVDLDEMAVTGTMPVGEGPHGIACLDAPTKD, encoded by the coding sequence GTGTCCAGCCTGCTGATAGCCGACACCGAGGCCAGCGCGATCGAACTGCGTGACACCGAGACCTTCGAGCAGCTCGCCGTGCTGCCGACGCGGTCCATGCCCCACGAAGTCGCCGTGGACCGGCAGCGGGGGCTCGGTTACGTCAGCATCAGTTACGAGGACGGCTTCTACAACCATTACGAGAAGGCCTCGCACTTCCTGGAAGTGGTGGCGATCGACGGGCTGCGGCACCTGCGCAGCGTCGACCTCTCCCCGCACTGGGGGCCGCACGGGCTGCAGCTCTCGCCCGACCTGCGCACCATGCTGATCACCTGCGAGTCCCACGGCGGCGAGCTGATCGCGCTCGACCTCGAGACCGACGAGGTGGTCGGGTCGGTCCCGGTCGGCGCGTCGGGGCCGCACTGGCTCACGCTGACCCCGGACGGCGCCAAGGTGTTCACCGCCAACAAGGAGGACCCGTTCATCACCGTGGTCGACGTCGGGTCGATGACGGTCACCGGCCGGATCGAAACCCCGCACGGGACCGAGGGGATCGCCGTCTCCCCGGACGGCACCCAGGTGTTCGCGGCGAGCCAGCAGTCCCCGCACCTCTACCTCGTGGACGTCGCCACCGAGAGCCTGGCGGAGTCGCTCACCCTGGAGGAGGGGCCGGGCGCGGTCACGGTCACGCCGGACGGCCGCCGGGTCGTGTTCACCAGCTTCAACTTCGACGTCTGGAACGAGAACCCGGTGCTGCGCCAGGGGTTCGTCCAAGTGCTGGACCTCGCGAGCCGCGAGCTGGGGCCGCGGATCCCCGTCGGCCGCTTCCCGCTCAACGTGACGACCAACGCCGAGGGCACCACCGCCTACGTGTGCGACTACAAGGACAACACCGTCTCGGTCGTCGACCTGGACGAGATGGCCGTGACCGGCACCATGCCCGTCGGCGAGGGCCCGCACGGCATCGCCTGCCTCGACGCACCCACCAAGGACTGA